TCGCCAGTttggcacatttgctatttggaaaaaaagtgggggagggggcacgtgccccagtGCAGCTCCCTGTGATAAATGCAGTGACGTAACCAGCGGTGAtggatgaatatgcatgagggTAAGAATATATAGGATCACTTCTCCAGGGCCCACTGGCGCTCTGAGGCACTGTTCCATGGGGCTTGGGTCTTTACTCCCTttcagagaaataaaacaattaacattATTTATAGCATAGCCTTCCGTTTAGACcgtaattatagacctaattaatAATCGAAATGTGCCTCAGAATGGCACCAATTGACGActaaattcttttctttttaagatCACCATGACAATCTGCATGGAGTTTATTTCAACGGACATTAATTAGAAAGTTATACATATGAGCGTTACAATAAGATTCattctatttttctttctgaaaCAATATGTGATCTGTCTGATTCGATTATCCTTTAATGACAGAAAGCATATCTCTTAATCCCCACAGCTGAACAAGATCAGTCCGGTTCTTCATCCGATTACAGATTTGTTATAACTGCCTCTACAACAGTACTCGGTCTCGCCGTCTTCACTGTCGTAGTGTAAGTATCAGGCCAGTTGTTGTTAACTATCATGTATCGTTAAAGATGTGTACAGCAATAGACAGGTTCCCATCGCATCACTGTCACAATTGTCACACACTGTCACTGTCACAATACATACTTACAACTAAATCTTATGAACACCGATTATGTGATAGCGATGGCTATGTCTTTGTAGTGAGGTTATGGTGGTGGTGcgacgggaggggggggggggccttgggGTGATATTAGTGATGAAGAGGGTGCTTTGTGAATGGGCTTAGGTGAAAGAGGTCGTTGGGGCGATGACAGTGACGGAGAAGGCGGTGACGAATGGGTGGTGGTAGGAATGGTGAAACTAGGTTGGTGATGATGGCACGATTCTGGTGGTTATTGTTATAATGGTTCTGGTGTGGTAGTGGTGATGAAGAGGTGTTGACAGGTGTGGTAGTAATGTGGTGGTAATGTGGTACTGTGGCATTATTGGGCTATCTGTGGAGGATATGTCCATGATTATATGTTGATAATGGAGATGCTAATAGTGATCAGATGATAAAATGGTGTCGGCTTGTGTCTGCGAAGTTTTCAACGGCGatgtaaaatgttgatgaaGGGGATCATTTGAAATGTatcaaacaattcttcattaaCTATGCCCCTATTCACAGGTTATGTGTCGCAATATCATACTGTAGGAAATCTCGAAGGCACACTCTGGATCACCCACAAGCGTTGCCAGGGCAATACAGTGAATTTACATATCGTCGTAAAGCTGAGTCTTTTTATTGGAGAGAATCAGACCCATTAACCGTGGGAGACACCACGCCTGAATCAGACATCACTCCTGCAACAGACACCACGTCTACATCATACACCACGCCTGCAGCATACACCACGCCTGCATCAGACACCACTCCTGCAGCAGACACCACTCCTGCATCAGACACCACTCCTGCAGCATACACCACTCTTGCAGCATACACCACGCCTACAGCAGACACCACGCCTGCAGCAGAAAGTTCTGTAATTAACTGTACAACTCAGTATcgtaatacaatatatatttgtgaTGTATGACTTGATAAAACTCTAACACAAAAGAGCTAAGTTATTTCAGTGAAAGAGGAAGGGTGGGAGTAAACGGATGGAAGAAGGACTAGAGCCGAGAAGATTATGTGGCCCGGGAAGGAACGGCCTGCGAGAATAGAAATATAGAGGCGAACAGAGAGCAACTGGCAGAGGAAGAAGATGTAAAAGCGGTATGGAATCAGCTCGCTGGTCTTTGTGACATAAATCCTGAGTTGTTTGTGTTTTCATCGTCACGGTACCTCACATTATTTCAGAGTGAGTCAAGTCACTCATGTAACTCTGAGTGGGCTACATACTTACACTATATACTAATGTAACACTATATAAGAACTCCTTACAAGTAATGTATTAACGCAACCCCAGATAAACTGTAAACGAGTACTACACTAATACAACACTACATGAATTATATACGAATACTTTATTTGAATACAACATTAAGAATTCTGTACGAATGCCATACTAAAGCATAAATTTAATACGAAGATTATGTAACACCATATATTcaacatatattattatatatatatatatatatatatatatatatatatatatgtatatatatatatatatatatacatacatagagtAGGTTgtcgtctatcttggcgcagagtgctctatgtccattggacagagcggaatatatgttgatacaagatgagactagtggaacactagtagttgtaactcggagtttcgcgcgttatagcgatcgtcagacaactcccagttatatatatatatatatatatatataaagcagatatttatatgtatatatatatatataaatatcatgtCTGaactctagagtaaggcaaatatgtcaacaaaacagaactagtattgttcgatacaggggAAAAACGATTTCAGTGCAATTACGACcatccttaccggtttcgaacctctggacatacaatcagcgtacATCGCCTAGTGGTATCTATTGTTCTGCgagggtgggggcggggggtaCCTCCAGAACGCCATCATTGCTTTCACCTTCAACGACCTTATCCATCTTTataccgtgctgctttatacattcaaTCCTAAGCACTTAGAATGTTTAATTTGTTGTCGTCTgtttgttataaaattttatgcattcacttttgtatgtgtagatgtattttatatgagatCGTATCATCTTagcttctcccccccccccccccacccattttTATTAGTTATTCTTCCTGTCAACGTATTTTATGACTCTTTataacttttatatttatactggaatgaataaatgaaaatgaaaatgaaatcgTGTACGCGTATTTATTCTCTTTTGGAAAGGACTCCTGCATGATACTTGACTTGACTTAAACACCATCATGGCCACACGATTGCAGTCTCAATGAATGGGTACTACACGCGTGGTTAATAAGAATGGACCAGGTGTTCGGTTTCGTGACCAGACATCATCTTGGCTGGCCTTCCTTTAAAATAAAAGCGTACATTTGGTAATTATATCAACATGATATATATGTGGTATATAtactaaaaacaatataatGTATTGTTCATTGTAGCAGCACAATGGAACACTAGATAATGCATTATAAAGTTACAGTAGCTAGCTCATGATGTGATCATGTATAATATGTAACAGGCCGGATACCTAACCGAAAGTCAAAACGGCATACAGCACAGTTCTGTAACCCTTCACTGCAAAATTAagcaatataaattatatatggcttttttttttggcatgaaGTAAGCCGATGTTTCATAACAtgtaattttttctttattgctGAATCCATTCGTGCATGCATGGGTTTCATTcctttgtttatgttatatcATATAGTTGAATTTTTGAAGTACGTGCTTTTGATTTATCAAGTGGAACTATACCTCTAAAATATGATGATGGGTTAAAAACAATATGAAAGTAATTGAAAACTCGCCTTTTGATTTCATTACACGACAGATGTAAACGGAGGAGTATAGAATTATATTACACATCTATGTACATGCGTGACAAgagtgggaagggggaggggatgagtGAGGGGGGTCAAAGGGCTACGGTCCTGGCTCCGGGGTCAATTTGGGGACCAAGGAAATATGGAGGGGGCCGGgaaacttaaaatatatttaacattgtAATAAGGGGTCTAGCTTTTAACGCCACGCTCCTTGCATGCGGTAACTAAATTTCTTCGTtgatatcctagtttaaaaatcCTGCGTGGGAAGCTGTTAATAAATTGAGGCGCATGTGTCtggatgatgtcatagttagacttgatcaagtcttctgcCTGAATATGTGATATTCCCAAATGGACTTCTAAGAGTTTTTGCTctagttgttcatgacagttatctctatcatgATCAAATAGCAACAATGATTGTTGGGTTCATATCTCCttatgtttgttttcctttttgtcCTATTGGGTTTATTTGTACAAATACTGTTATAAAGTTGACAGCAGATTTAGTCCAACTTTCATTTGAAGATTTGTCTGATCTTGTCAGATTCCTGAAGGGTTTCCCCCAAATTGCCAATTTTTCAGTCAGAAAATGTATCGAGATTGACCAAATGTGAAAGAATTAGTTACAAAAGTTTCTAAAATGTCAAATTGATGAAACTTTCTAGttcatatagatatacatatattcaggggcgtagcgagggggtttttgttgggggtgtgtggagaatttgatttgccgacggatctggaagtggtgactgaaatgggggaggggtctaaggggagggagtgtccccctcccatttggaaaatttttagttttgaaacgtccttagatgcaatctggtgtacaagggcggcggaagcacttttaatctggggggcaccaacgtcgaagggcactttgcagaaattcgattggactgatgcagcctgatatttagtatcctttataactcttattgtattatcttatttgcgtatacacatcactccatcaacgccaccccccccctccctcaaggaaacaatgcatactagcactgcaatatctaatgtgcaaattgggaaacaaggaaaaagacaaaatgaggtaaaatcattataaagtccaagctccctgcacacgcgatcgatacatgcatgaaagcaaatgaaatatgtcaaaatactgaaagaaattaattttctaggtgtttttcagtggttgaactgatattattatgatgattattattataacgactttcccaatattTCTAACCAATTTTTATAACACGGTTATAACACGGCacatgattgtatgttattggcaaacgatgtaataaccgttgcatgcctatatgatatgcacattaacatattgaacgcgcgcggagcgcgcgaaaaatctTGGCAATATTTTTccggcaagtcgttacagccccccccccccccaaatcaaattgggctcctacgcctgtggtaaacatttaaaacttcccgaaatatttcattcgacgtgggtttcgctatgtaaactctttttttatttagaaatttttatgtagaaaaagggcacatttttaacctgaggaaaagtggggggggcacgtgccccctgtgccccccggttccgccgcccttgctggtgtatattttaagtcaaatttgatttgccgacggatctggaagtggtgactgaaatgggggaggggtctaagggtagggggtatacccctcccctttggaaaaattttagttttgaaacgtccttagatgcatattttaagtcaaatttggcacggaagaagctctcgttctccttttctctattcagctttccttctttcttccccttccgctctcttcaccttttctccttttgccgacagacccaaaatttgccgacagcgaccaaattattggggggggggtgtgacacccccacacccccgctcgctacgcccctgcatatATTGCATACAAAGTAATATCAAAATCCTTTCTTCTTGGTTATACagatattttgaaagaaaatatccaTGTTATGTTCTGTTCGTTACGTGATCAGTGTTTCGGTTTTTCATTCTGTTTGATGTTCATGCTTGCGAAATAAACAATATAGTAGaatgagtctcgtctatccgacatgcttagtgattaacctccgccacgtatcacgatcttgcgcaaggtttattgcttcctcgacattgtttgcgactttatttttccaagcaaggtagtcacgggccttcctactggtttatcAGTATGTCTCAAtccttctcttaaagcaacctttgctgcaGCGtttcctggagtcttgctagtAAGtataagttgagtctcgtctatccgacatgctcagtgattaacctccgccacgtatcagaagcttgtgcaaggtttattgcttcctcgaaattgttaatgttattgttacgttggaatgcgagaggtctcgataactaatttttaa
This window of the Apostichopus japonicus isolate 1M-3 chromosome 9, ASM3797524v1, whole genome shotgun sequence genome carries:
- the LOC139973365 gene encoding uncharacterized protein, with product MACIYLRLVLLLTLMGSFAGSQETQTEQDQSGSSSDYRFVITASTTVLGLAVFTVVVLCVAISYCRKSRRHTLDHPQALPGQYSEFTYRRKAESFYWRESDPLTVGDTTPESDITPATDTTSTSYTTPAAYTTPASDTTPAADTTPASDTTPAAYTTLAAYTTPTADTTPAAESSVINCTTQYRNTIYICDV